The Acropora muricata isolate sample 2 chromosome 5, ASM3666990v1, whole genome shotgun sequence genome includes a window with the following:
- the LOC136918348 gene encoding E3 ubiquitin-protein ligase TRIM71-like, translated as MESLMKNLQKHVTCSICLDTYTNPKTIACLHTFCCHCLEGHARTSARNGKFRCPECQAETTLPDENRFDKLPTSFHHNSLLSVLGVRQVGDGSEISCGICKKTSVEISYCFDCEKLMCSDCKNAHELFKNAAFRGHNVTPMTKFQDKDYEAIMKRQSFCSEQYHEREPKKFYCTECEMCVCQICINTIHKHHGVEPLEKAADNAKSEILTLAELMEKRITTCDASIRQIEEMEAEMEANVASSKREVSRAADQIIAKARELERENITALENTRLLSAQKFNLAKLQLQSFAKQFTQAVDYAQKIVLINSSSDVIQSRKQIACRFKDLDNIPIPPLPARSSAMFVQTYSPSNLELGFTTTEDVNVNKSVVNGLNQEFQAGVEGTLVVRPRIHPEEGVTEAVKTKIYVQVLMEPVEKVSSMDVFDQGDGSYQVKFVAKVPGCLKVTVKINNKELAKSPFTVHVKERRIQVVGKLEFVGKIPKDPWGIAVNSEGLIAVSDFKGHCILIYNAEGEYLRELGSYGKNEGQFNRPVDIIFFNDDEVLVADAQNHRLQQFNVKTGNFVKSFGKEGTGAGEFNVPCSLCMNDSGKIVVTDMCNDRVQVLTEDGEHLLTFGENGELDRPVKCIYWRDAYIVSSCKNHILNIFDCGGTFLYQIGESGTENRHLPSHLWGFCIESSRNHQNLLVSDDKNGCIYQFTMDNYFTGKTVDRLERDISMTAAPDGRILVLGENGKTVLFLK; from the coding sequence ATGGAGTCTTTGATGAAAAACCTTCAAAAACACGTTACTTGTTCAATCTGTCTGGATACGTATACCAATCCTAAGACGATAGCTTGTCTTCATACATTTTGTTGCCACTGTTTGGAGGGCCATGCACGAACAAGCGCTAGAAATGGAAAGTTTCGCTGTCCCGAATGTCAGGCAGAAACGACCCTCCCTGACGAAAATCGATTCGACAAACTACCCACAAGTTTTCATCACAATAGTTTGCTGAGTGTTCTGGGCGTCCGACAAGTCGGCGATGGAAGCGAGATCAGTTGTGGCATTTGTAAGAAGACCAGTGTGGAAATCAGTTATTGCTTTGACTGCGAGAAGTTGATGTGCAGTGACTGTAAAAACGCTCACGAATTGTTCAAGAACGCTGCCTTCCGAGGCCACAACGTGACTCCGATGACGAAATTCCAAGATAAAGACTACGAAGCGATCATGAAGAGGCAGTCCTTCTGCTCTGAGCAATACCACGAACGAGAGCCAAAAAAGTTTTACTGCACGGAATGCGAAATGTGTGTTTGTCAGATTTGTATCAATACCATACACAAACACCACGGAGTAGAACCACTTGAGAAGGCAGCGGACAATGCGAAAAGCGAGATTCTAACGCTAGCTGAGTTGATGGAAAAAAGAATCACAACCTGCGATGCTTCAATTCGTCAGATCGAAGAAATGGAGGCAGAGATGGAGGCAAACGTCGCTTCCTCAAAGCGTGAGGTTTCTCGAGCAGCAGATCAAATCATCGCCAAGGCACGCGAACTTGAACGCGAGAACATAACTGCCCTCGAAAACACGCGCCTTTTGAGCGCGCAGAAGTTTAATTTGGCAAAGCTGCAACTACAGTCTTTCGCCAAGCAATTCACTCAAGCGGTCGATTACGCTCAGAAGATTGTTTTAATTAATTCTAGCTCAGATGTTATACAAAGTCGCAAACAAATTGCGTGCCGTTTTAAAGACCTCGACAACATTCCAATCCCACCACTTCCGGCTCGTTCATCAGCGATGTTTGTCCAAACTTATAGTCCATCGAATTTAGAGCTTGGCTTCACGACAACAGAAGACGTCAATGTAAATAAGTCTGTAGTCAACGGCCTGAATCAAGAATTTCAAGCTGGCGTAGAAGGCACACTTGTGGTCCGTCCCAGAATTCATCCAGAAGAAGGCGTGACTGAAGCCGTAAAAACCAAAATTTATGTTCAAGTGCTGATGGAACCTGTTGAAAAGGTTTCCAGTATGGATGTTTTTGATCAAGGAGACGGAAGTTATCAAGTAAAATTTGTTGCTAAGGTTCCTGGTTGTTTGAAAGTCACGGTGAAGATCAACAACAAGGAACTTGCAAAGAGTCCCTTTACTGTCCATGTGAAGGAGCGACGTATTCAGGTTGTTGGCAAGTTGGagtttgtgggaaaaattccGAAAGATCCTTGGGGGATTGCTGTGAATAGTGAAGGGTTGATCGCAGTCAGTGATTTTAAGGGTCATTGCATTCTGATATACAACGCAGAAGGAGAGTATCTGCGAGAGCTCGGCTCGTATGGGAAGAATGAAGGCCAATTTAACAGGCCAGTTGATATCATTTTCTTCAACGATGACGAGGTTTTAGTTGCCGATGCACAGAATCACCGCCTTCAGCAATTTAACGTCAAAACAGGAAACTTTGTCAAGAGCTTTGGCAAGGAAGGGACAGGAGCTGGAGAGTTCAATGTTCCCTGCAGTCTTTGTATGAATGATTCCGGGAAAATTGTGGTAACTGATATGTGTAATGACAGAGTCCAGGTTTTGACCGAGGATGGCGAACATTTGCTTACATTTGGTGAGAATGGCGAACTCGACCGACCCGTAAAATGCATTTACTGGCGGGATGCTTATATTGTATCCAGTTGCAAGAATCACATCTTGAACATTTTTGACTGTGGTGGAACGTTTCTATACCAGATAGGAGAATCTGGTACTGAAAACCGACATTTGCCTAGTCATCTGTGGGGATTTTGCATCGAGAGTTCTCGGAATCACCAGAATCTTCTCGTGAGCGACGATAAAAATGGTTGCATTTATCAGTTCACAATGGATAATTACTTCACGGGGAAAACTGTTGACAGGTTAGAACGAGACATATCAATGACTGCAGCTCCAGATGGGCGTATTTTAGTTTTAGGTGAGAATGGAAAAACAGTGCTTTTCTTGAAATAG
- the LOC136918350 gene encoding E3 ubiquitin-protein ligase TRIM71-like, which yields MESLMKNLQKHVTCSICLDTYTNPKTIACLHTFCCHCLEGHARTSARNGKFLCPECQAETTLPDENRFDKLPTSFHHNSLLSVLGVRQVGDGSEISCGICKKTSVEISYCFDCEKLMCSDCKNAHELFRNAAFQGHKVTPVKQFQDQDYAAILKRQSFCSHQYHEREPARFYCTECEMCVCQICINTIHKHHGVELLEKALESANEEIQRLAEMTKERIKTFHASIRQIEEREAEMEADVASSKREVSRAADQIVAKARELERDNITALENTRLLNAQKFNSAKQRLQSFAKQFTQAVDFAQKIVEINSYSDVIQSHQQIVSRFKDLDKIPVPPLPARSSAMFVQTCNPSNLELGFTTTADVDVNKSAVNGLNQEFQAGVEGTLVVRPRIYPKEGVTEAVKTKINVQVLMEPVEKVSRMDVFDQGDGSYQVKFVAKVPGCLKVSVKINNKEFAKSPFTVHVKERRIKVVGKLEFVGKVPKDPSAIAVNSEGLIAVGDYGGHCILLYNAKGEYQRELGSYGENEGQFHKPADIIFINDDEVLVADARNHRLQQFNVKTGNFVKSFGKEGRGAGEFNFPCGVCMNDSGNIVVTDTGNGRVQVLTEDGEHLLTFGENGELHRPVKCIYWRNAYIVSSLRNHILNLFDCGGKLLYQIGESGTAKRHLPSELWRFCIESSRNHQNLLVNDDNGCIYQFTMDNYWTGKTVDSLEGVISITAAPDGRILVVGEKAKTVLFLK from the coding sequence ATGGAGTCTTTGATGAAAAACCTTCAAAAACACGTTACTTGTTCAATCTGTCTGGATACTTATACCAATCCTAAGACGATAGCTTGTTTGCATACATTTTGTTGCCACTGTTTGGAGGGGCATGCACGAACAAGCGCTAGAAATGGAAAGTTTCTCTGCCCCGAATGTCAGGCAGAAACGACTCTCCCTGACGAAAATCGATTCGACAAACTACCCACAAGTTTTCATCACAATAGTTTGCTGAGTGTTCTGGGCGTCCGACAAGTCGGCGATGGAAGCGAGATCAGTTGTGGCATTTGTAAGAAGACCAGTGTGGAAATAAGTTATTGCTTCGACTGCGAGAAGTTGATGTGCAGTGACTGTAAAAACGCTCATGAATTGTTCAGAAACGCCGCCTTCCAAGGCCACAAGGTGACTCCAGTGAAGCAATTCCAAGATCAAGATTACGCAGCGATATTGAAGAGGCAGTCCTTCTGCTCTCACCAATACCACGAACGAGAGCCAGCAAGGTTTTACTGCACGGAATGCGAAATGTGTGTTTGTCAGATTTGCATCAACACCATACACAAACACCACGGAGTCGAACTACTTGAGAAGGCACTGGAAAGTGCGAATGAGGAAATTCAAAGGCTAGCTGAGATGACGAAAGAAAGAATCAAAACCTTTCATGCTTCAATTCGTCAGATTGAAGAAAGGGAAGCAGAGATGGAGGCAGACGTCGCTTCCTCAAAGCGTGAAGTTTCCCGAGCAGCTGATCAGATCGTGGCCAAGGCACGCGAACTTGAACGCGATAACATAACTGCCCTCGAGAACACGCGCCTTTTAAACGCGCAGAAGTTTAACTCGGCAAAGCAGCGACTACAGTCTTTCGCCAAGCAATTCACTCAAGCGGTCGATTTCGCCCAGAAGATTGTTGAAATTAATTCTTACTCAGATGTCATACAAAGTCACCAACAAATTGTCTCCCGTTTTAAAGACCTCGACAAGATTCCAGTCCCGCCACTTCCGGCTCGATCATCAGCGATGTTTGTCCAAACTTGTAATCCATCGAATTTAGAGCTTGGCTTCACGACAACAGCCGATGTCGATGTTAATAAGTCTGCAGTCAACGGCCTGAATCAAGAATTTCAAGCTGGCGTAGAAGGCACACTTGTGGTCCGTCCCAGAATTTACCCAAAAGAAGGCGTGACTGAAGCCGtaaaaaccaaaattaatgttcaagTGCTGATGGAACCTGTTGAAAAGGTTTCTAGGATGGATGTTTTTGATCAAGGAGACGGAAGTTATCAAGTAAAATTTGTTGCTAAGGTTCCTGGTTGTTTGAAAGTTTCGGTGAAGATCAACAACAAGGAATTTGCAAAGAGTCCCTTTACTGTCCATGTGAAGGAGCGACGTATTAAGGTCGTTGGCAAGTTAGAGTTTGTAGGAAAAGTTCCGAAAGATCCTTCAGCGATTGCCGTAAATAGTGAAGGGTTGATCGCAGTCGGTGATTATGGAGGTCATTGCATTCTGTTATATAACGCGAAAGGAGAGTATCAGAGAGAACTAGGTTCGTATGGAGAGAATGAAGGCCAATTTCACAAGCCAGCAGATATAATTTTCATCAACGATGACGAGGTTTTAGTTGCCGATGCAAGAAATCACCGCCTTCAGCAATTCAACGTTAAAACAGGAAACTTTGTCAAGAGCTTTGGCAAGGAAGGAAGAGGAGCTGGAGAGTTCAATTTTCCCTGCGGTGTTTGTATGAATGATTCAGGTAATATTGTCGTAACTGATACGGGCAACGGCAGAGTCCAGGTTTTGACTGAGGATGGCGAACATTTGCTTACATTTGGTGAGAATGGCGAACTTCACCGACCAGTAAAGTGCATTTACTGGCGGAATGCTTATATTGTATCCAGTTTAAGAAATCACATCTTGAACCTTTTTGACTGTGGTGGAAAGCTTCTATACCAGATAGGAGAATCTGGCACTGCAAAAAGACATTTGCCTAGTGAGCTGTGGAGATTTTGCATCGAGAGTTCTCGGAATCACCAGAATCTTCTCGTGAATGACGATAATGGTTGCATTTATCAGTTCACAATGGATAACTACTGGACGGGAAAAACGGTTGACAGTTTAGAAGGAGTCATATCAATAACTGCAGCTCCAGATGGGCGTATTTTAGTTGTAGGTGAGAAAGCAAAAACAGTGCTATTCTTGAAATAG